A genomic stretch from Telmatocola sphagniphila includes:
- a CDS encoding tRNA (mnm(5)s(2)U34)-methyltransferase, whose product MKTRMTNLVHELLAGHLRPKDKAIDATAGNGHDTLFLAKAVGGQGMVFAFDIQPEAIEQTRAKLTQEQIENVRLILAGHERMGELVSKEYLGQIAAITFNLGYRPGSDKSLVTQPETTLTAIECGLNYLKPNGLVTIVAYVGHPGGEEEANAVRNWLEKLDKKLFDWKLYESEAPQSPCTFVLRKL is encoded by the coding sequence TTGAAAACTCGAATGACGAATCTGGTCCATGAACTGCTGGCCGGGCATTTGCGACCTAAGGATAAGGCGATTGATGCTACTGCTGGAAATGGGCACGATACCCTCTTTTTGGCCAAGGCGGTTGGAGGCCAGGGAATGGTTTTTGCCTTCGATATCCAACCGGAAGCCATCGAGCAAACGCGAGCCAAACTCACGCAGGAACAAATCGAAAATGTTCGATTGATACTGGCGGGTCACGAACGCATGGGGGAATTGGTTTCAAAGGAATATCTCGGCCAGATTGCGGCGATCACTTTTAATCTCGGCTACCGCCCGGGAAGCGACAAATCTCTCGTTACCCAGCCAGAGACGACACTCACCGCAATAGAATGCGGGCTGAACTATCTGAAACCCAACGGCCTCGTAACAATTGTCGCTTATGTCGGTCATCCCGGAGGGGAGGAAGAGGCAAACGCCGTTCGGAATTGGCTGGAAAAATTGGATAAGAAATTGTTCGATTGGAAACTCTATGAGTCGGAAGCCCCTCAGTCTCCGTGCACGTTCGTGCTCCGAAAACTTTAG
- a CDS encoding NAD(P)/FAD-dependent oxidoreductase: MDHFDYLILGQGLAGSTLAWQLIWRGKSVCVVDPVDEVTSSKIAAGLLTPLTGKRLVKTEGWDDYWPLAKHFYQQVERFTQASILTLAPMVRIFTEQKELQRFEAQLQVEPHLLRSDPSSTLDPNDFEQPHGSFEMPVAGVLNCPEYLQATRDYLRSQQRFLTDRLDLSEDIELLRDRVYVPRWKLTACQLISCTGHQERRNPRLLADWLPAKGEILTLRIPGLQETRVVHRGIWLARCGNEIYRAGSTYEWKELDSAPTQAGRELILKRLKEFLKRDFEIVDHRAAIRPILRDLKPAIGLAPDLPQLGFFNGLGTKGALYAPLVSLHFANFLIDATPIPTQLSWTRFGSAH, from the coding sequence ATGGATCATTTCGACTACCTGATACTCGGACAGGGGCTTGCCGGCAGCACTCTCGCATGGCAATTGATCTGGCGAGGCAAGAGCGTCTGCGTTGTCGACCCTGTAGACGAAGTCACTTCCTCAAAAATCGCGGCCGGGCTTCTCACGCCTCTCACCGGTAAACGACTGGTAAAAACCGAGGGTTGGGATGATTACTGGCCGTTAGCGAAACATTTCTATCAGCAAGTCGAACGGTTCACCCAAGCGTCGATCCTCACTCTGGCTCCCATGGTTCGAATTTTTACTGAGCAGAAAGAGCTCCAAAGATTTGAAGCCCAGTTGCAAGTGGAACCTCATTTGCTTCGCTCCGACCCGAGCTCGACACTCGATCCAAATGACTTCGAACAACCCCACGGGAGCTTCGAGATGCCAGTAGCGGGTGTCCTGAATTGTCCAGAATATCTCCAAGCCACTCGAGATTACCTGCGAAGTCAGCAAAGATTTCTAACTGATCGACTCGATTTATCTGAGGACATCGAACTGCTCCGTGATCGTGTTTACGTTCCTCGCTGGAAGCTAACTGCTTGTCAGCTGATATCCTGTACCGGTCATCAGGAACGGCGAAATCCGCGATTGCTTGCAGACTGGTTACCGGCCAAAGGAGAAATTCTCACCCTTCGAATACCCGGCCTGCAGGAAACACGAGTCGTTCATCGAGGAATTTGGCTGGCTCGGTGCGGTAATGAAATTTATCGGGCAGGATCAACCTATGAGTGGAAAGAGCTGGATTCGGCTCCCACCCAGGCCGGTCGAGAACTGATTTTAAAAAGACTGAAGGAATTTTTAAAACGTGATTTTGAGATTGTAGATCATCGAGCGGCCATTAGACCCATTTTGCGTGATCTCAAACCGGCCATAGGCTTGGCTCCGGATCTGCCACAGCTCGGTTTTTTCAATGGTCTGGGTACCAAGGGAGCCTTGTACGCACCTTTGGTATCGCTACACTTTGCCAACTTTCTGATCGATGCGACACCCATTCCGACGCAACTTTCCTGGACGCGTTTTGGGAGTGCCCATTGA